A single region of the Populus nigra chromosome 2, ddPopNigr1.1, whole genome shotgun sequence genome encodes:
- the LOC133682634 gene encoding uncharacterized protein LOC133682634 yields the protein MAFSLCSTKTLLFLFLISAIPIAFIISMELAKPPTHVYHYHSSGFFRESAKWDDLNRRFLVSFMEGGIGEIAVPDDHGSSLEEAVLKEVTVVKDPDLTGNSSLGIVVDRPRNRLLVAISDVLGNNYNALAAYDLSTWDRLFLTELGGSDNEKSFADDVAVDAEGNAYVADAKSNKIWKVGADGKFVSFIRNPLFIAKEWYKNLIGLNGIVYHPDGFLIVIHTFSGMLYKIDIAKEDHEVKLIKVAGGSLAFGDGLELLSPTKLVVAGNPSGRLVESSDRWETASVVAKFKGPAHRLATAATVKDGRVYLNHLLGMGYPKKKHALVEAVFSI from the exons ATGGCCTTTTCACTCTGCTCTACAAAGACcctcctctttctcttcctcATCTCAGCCATTCCTATTGCCTTTATTATCTCCATGGAGCTCGCCAAGCCGCCAACCCACGTGTACCACTACCACAGCTCAGGATTCTTCCGCGAGAGCGCCAAGTGGGATGATCTAAACCGTCGATTCCTCGTCTCCTTCATGGAAGGTGGCATCGGCGAGATCGCCGTCCCCGACGATCATGGATCTTCATTGGAAGAGGCTGTTTTAAAGGAAGTCACGGTGGTTAAAGACCCTGACTTGACCGGGAACTCTTCTCTTGGTATCGTGGTTGACCGGCCGAGGAATCGCCTTCTGGTGGCGATTAGTGATGTATTAGGGAACAACTACAACGCACTCGCTGCTTATGATTTGTCCACGTGGGATCGTTTGTTTCTTACCGAACTTGGTGGCTCAG ACAACGAGAAATCCTTTGCCGATGATGTAGCAGTTGATGCAGAAGGTAATGCCTATGTTGCCGATGCCAAATCCAATAAGATTTGGAAGGTTGGGGCGGATGGGAAGTTCGTATCCTTCATCAGAAATCCACTCTTCATTGCGAAAGAGTGGTACAAGAACCTGATTGGGCTAAATGGGATTGTTTACCACCCAGATGGGTTCTTGATTGTCATCCATACCTTTAGTGGCATGTTATATAAGATTGACATAGCCAAGGAAGATCATGAAGTCAAGTTAATTAAAGTAGCCGGAGGTTCACTTGCATTTGGAGATGGTCTAGAACTCTTGTCTCCAACTAAACTTGTAGTTGCCGGAAATCCTTCCGGGAGACTGGTGGAGAGCTCCGATAGGTGGGAGACGGCGTCTGTTGTGGCAAAGTTTAAGGGGCCTGCTCATAGGTTGGCAACAGCAGCAACTGTTAAGGATGGGAGGGTTTATCTCAACCACTTGCTTGGTATGGGATACCCTAAAAAGAAGCATGCTCTTGTCGAGgctgttttttctatttga